In Dromaius novaehollandiae isolate bDroNov1 chromosome 3, bDroNov1.hap1, whole genome shotgun sequence, the following are encoded in one genomic region:
- the MYCN gene encoding N-myc proto-oncogene protein, with protein sequence MPGMVSKNPDLEFDSLQPCFYPDEDDFYLCGPDSAPPGEDIWKKFELLSTPPLSPSRAGLQEHPPGGGPMPWGGAALGGCRAADPLDWASELLLLPPEADLWGGPDGGDFFETGLGASNNLNSIIIQDCMWSGFSAREKLERAVSEKLQGKAPAAAAPPPPPAARAEPGPAVPQCVDPAVVFPFPAGKRPPPGAARPPRPAAGSSSSSSGDDTLSDSDDEDEEEEDEEEEIDVVTVEKRRSSSNKAVTTLTITVRPKNTAFPSVRTQQNELILKRCAPIHQQHNYAAPSPYMESEDAPPPKKLKTEVPRPVKPTIQPKSKSSSPRNSDSEDSERRRNHNILERQRRNDLRSSFLTLRDHVPELVKNEKAAKVVILKKATEYVHSLQAEEQKLLLEKEKLQARQQQLLKKIEYKRTC encoded by the exons ATGCCGGGAATGGTCAGTAAAAACCCAGACCTGGAGTTTGACTCTTTGCAGCCCTGTTTCTACCCGGACGAAGATGATTTTTACTTGTGCGGGCCGGACTCCGCTCCCCCCGGGGAGGACATCTGGAAGAAGTTTGAGCTGCTGTCCACCCCTCCGCTGTCCCCCAGCCGGGCCGGGCTCCAGGAGcacccgccggggggggggccgatGCCGTGGGGAGGGGCGGCCCTGGGGGGCTGCCGCGCCGCCGACCCGCTGGACTGGGCGTCcgagctgctcctgctgcccccggAGGCCGACCTGTGGGGCGGCCCGGACGGCGGGGACTTCTTCGAGACGGGCCTCGGCGCCAGCAACAACCTCAACTCCATCATCATCCAGGACTGCATGTGGAGCGGCTTCTCGGCCCGCGAGAAGCTGGAGCGGGCGGTGAGCGAGAAGCTGCAGGGCAAagcgcccgctgccgccgccccgccgccgccgcccgcggcccgcgccgAGCCGGGCCCCGCCGTGCCGCAGTGCGTGGACCCGGCCGTGGTGTTCCCCTTCCCCGCCGGCAagcgcccgccgccgggcgccgcccgcccgccgcggcccgccgcgggcagcagcagcagcagctccggcgACGACACGCTCAGCGACTCGG atgatgaagatgaggaggaagaggatgaagaagaagaaattgaTGTTGTGACAGTGGAGAAAAGACGCTCCTCCTCCAACAAGGCTGTTACCACCCTTACTATTACAGTGCGCcctaaaaatactgcttttccttcGGTCAGGACGCAGCAGAATGAACTGATTTTAAAGCGTTGTGCACCAATTCACCAGCAGCATAATTATGCCGCTCCTTCTCCATATATGGAGAGCGAAGATGCTCCACCACCGAAAAAGTTAAAAACCGAGGTGCCCCGTCCAGTAAAACCCACAATCCAACCAAAGTCTAAGAGTTCAAGTCCTCGAAATTCTGACTCAGAGGATAGCGAACGTCGACGTAACCATAATATCCTGGAGCGTCAAAGGCGTAACGATCTGCGGTCAAGTTTCCTCACATTAAGGGACCATGTTCCAGAACTGGTTAAAAATGAGAAAGCTGCAAAAGTTGTGATCTTGAAAAAAGCCACTGAGTATGTCCATTCCCTtcaggcagaggagcagaagTTATtgctagaaaaggaaaaattgcaagCCAGACAACAACAATTGCTAAAGAAAATAGAATACAAGCGGACttgctaa